In Thermodesulfobacteriota bacterium, a single window of DNA contains:
- a CDS encoding VTT domain-containing protein — MESQRDLLDIILHIDKYLGPIIQDYGVWTYLIIFLIIFSETAFVVTNFLPGDVLLFTAGTFAALGSLDVKLLIILMGIAAILGDNSSFLIGRLTGIKLFGEGSFLSSYKRYLEHTRLFLDEHGPKTFVFARFIPMFRSLAPFVAGISRIRYREFGIYNFIGIMIWSPAFLLGGYLFGNIPFVKNNFSIFILAVIAIIIVPNVVRFLYQRYS, encoded by the coding sequence ATGGAATCCCAAAGAGATTTACTGGATATAATACTACATATCGATAAATATCTAGGGCCGATTATTCAGGATTACGGTGTATGGACGTACCTTATTATTTTTCTCATAATTTTTAGTGAAACAGCATTCGTAGTTACAAATTTTCTCCCAGGTGATGTACTTCTCTTCACCGCTGGTACATTTGCAGCTTTAGGCTCTCTAGATGTTAAGTTGTTAATTATTCTCATGGGTATTGCAGCGATCCTGGGTGATAACTCAAGCTTTCTGATAGGCCGACTCACAGGGATTAAATTATTCGGTGAGGGCTCATTTCTTTCGTCTTATAAAAGATACTTAGAGCACACTCGTTTATTTTTGGATGAACACGGACCGAAAACGTTTGTTTTTGCCAGATTCATTCCGATGTTCCGTTCGCTTGCGCCATTTGTCGCAGGGATCAGCCGAATACGATACAGGGAATTCGGGATCTATAACTTCATAGGCATAATGATCTGGAGTCCGGCTTTTTTATTAGGAGGTTATTTGTTTGGAAACATACCTTTTGTCAAAAATAATTTCAGCATATTTATCCTTGCTGTAATCGCGATAATAATAGTACCTAATGTAGTTAGATTTCTTTACCAGCGATATTCTTGA
- a CDS encoding muconolactone Delta-isomerase family protein, producing the protein MMFRSIYIISAFVASLMFLSPLVSHAAGTKYLVKGSSGPVSLSSADMVQLLENVVLPSLDQLAKWEKEGKITGGLPVGQRAFVFIVEASSNEEVDQLLRSLPIWGGMEWKVIPLQSFSGREGMEKNILSELKKK; encoded by the coding sequence ATGATGTTTAGATCGATCTATATAATTTCGGCGTTTGTAGCTTCGTTAATGTTTCTATCCCCATTGGTTTCTCATGCGGCTGGCACAAAATACCTGGTAAAGGGATCATCCGGTCCGGTTTCACTTTCATCCGCAGACATGGTTCAACTACTCGAAAATGTAGTTCTTCCGTCGCTCGATCAACTCGCTAAATGGGAAAAAGAGGGAAAAATCACAGGCGGACTCCCAGTAGGACAAAGAGCGTTTGTATTCATCGTAGAGGCTTCATCAAATGAGGAGGTTGACCAGCTGTTAAGGTCATTACCAATATGGGGCGGAATGGAGTGGAAGGTGATACCTCTTCAGAGTTTTAGTGGTAGAGAAGGCATGGAGAAAAATATATTGAGCGAGTTGAAAAAGAAATAA